A single genomic interval of Mycolicibacterium holsaticum DSM 44478 = JCM 12374 harbors:
- a CDS encoding fatty acid desaturase family protein, producing the protein MAITDIAAYAHLSKTDIEALGDELDAIRADIEASLGVRDAHYIRRTILFQRTLEVLARLIIATSRSRTGWLLGTAALAFAKSVENMEIGHNVTHGQWDWMNDPEIHSNTWEWDMVALSAQWRYSHNYRHHVFSNVVGVDDDLGFGVIRITRDQPWQPQHLMQPLRNLLLAVIFEWGIALHGVHSERDRLAPDGEKVWEARMALVGKIARQAAKDYVVTPALSRSRWRRALAANVSANLLRNLWAYLVIFCGHFPDGAEKFTPDALKDETPAHWYLRQMLGAANFKAGPLLAFSSGNLCYQIEHHLFPDLPSNRLAEIAVRVKALCAKYDLPYTSGSLARQYFLTLRTIHKLALPDRFLRATHHDAPETASEHKFSRATAVRTGGLKSALQGRVRR; encoded by the coding sequence TTGGCAATCACCGACATTGCCGCGTACGCGCACCTGAGCAAGACGGATATCGAAGCCCTCGGCGACGAACTCGACGCGATCCGCGCCGATATCGAGGCGTCACTCGGCGTGCGCGACGCCCACTACATCCGACGCACCATCCTCTTTCAGAGGACGCTCGAGGTGCTCGCCCGGCTGATCATCGCCACCAGCAGGTCACGGACCGGCTGGCTGCTGGGCACCGCGGCGCTGGCCTTCGCCAAGAGCGTCGAGAACATGGAGATCGGCCACAACGTCACGCACGGCCAATGGGATTGGATGAACGATCCCGAAATCCACTCGAACACCTGGGAGTGGGACATGGTCGCGCTCTCCGCGCAGTGGCGGTATTCGCACAACTACCGTCACCACGTGTTCAGCAATGTCGTCGGGGTGGACGACGACCTCGGCTTCGGCGTGATCCGGATAACCCGTGATCAGCCCTGGCAGCCGCAGCATCTCATGCAGCCGCTTCGAAACCTGTTGCTGGCAGTCATCTTCGAGTGGGGTATCGCGCTCCACGGCGTGCATTCCGAGCGGGACCGGCTGGCACCGGACGGCGAAAAGGTGTGGGAAGCCAGGATGGCGCTCGTCGGTAAGATCGCCCGCCAGGCCGCGAAAGACTACGTCGTCACCCCGGCGTTGAGCCGGTCACGCTGGCGCAGGGCCCTGGCCGCCAACGTATCGGCCAACCTGTTGCGCAACCTGTGGGCCTACCTGGTGATCTTCTGCGGGCACTTTCCCGACGGCGCGGAGAAGTTCACGCCCGATGCGCTCAAAGATGAAACGCCCGCCCACTGGTATCTGCGGCAGATGTTGGGAGCGGCCAACTTCAAGGCCGGCCCGCTGCTGGCCTTCTCCAGCGGAAACCTGTGCTACCAGATCGAGCACCACCTGTTTCCCGATCTACCGAGCAACCGCCTGGCGGAGATCGCGGTGCGGGTGAAGGCGCTGTGCGCGAAATACGACCTGCCCTACACCAGTGGATCGCTTGCCCGCCAATACTTTCTGACGCTGCGGACCATCCACAAGCTCGCGCTGCCCGACCGGTTTCTGCGGGCCACACACCACGATGCGCCCGAGACCGCCTCCGAGCACAAGTTCAGTCGAGCGACTGCTGTGCGGACCGGCGGACTGAAGAGCGCGTTGCAAGGCCGGGTACGGCGTTAG
- a CDS encoding bifunctional serine/threonine-protein kinase/transporter substrate-binding domain-containing protein gives MDATPFGHYQLQQLIGRGGMGEVYRAYDTRTDRIVALKLLPAAMAVDETFQQRFRRESQAAAGLNDPHVVPIHGFGEIDGRLYLDMRLIEGRNLGTILAGGNNALDPALAVKVVEQVGSALDTAHAAGLIHRDVKPSNILITDREFVYLIDFGLARSAGEQGLTTAGSTLGTMAYMAPERFEGKPVDPSADIYALTCVLYECLTGVRPYPADTLEQQIAAHMTKQVPRPSDTDPGLAAFDDVIAKGMAKKPEKRFQTAGALAEAARRALNAPVRVAGSGRHAARRTPVAKHGVSRRALAVAGAVVLVAALGTFGVWQWRGGSGGDAAPASMAESSSTATPEAVPGAVESIAATVPADIRSTGRLLIGVNVPYAPNEFKDADGQIVGFDVDLMNAITRTLGLVPEYRETAFEAIFPSVRAGDFNVGMSSFTDTKERQESVDFVNYFVAGTLWAQQAGSSVDPDDACGLRVGVSYASLQETAEIPAKSAACEAAGMAPIEKTVYVSQNDLNTALMNGEVDAMSADSPVTGFAIKTSGGELEAAGQVFDSAPYGWPVAKGSALAESLRLALEHLIETGEYRTIATMWGVEKGMIDQPSINAATK, from the coding sequence GTGGACGCGACACCTTTCGGGCACTATCAACTGCAGCAGTTGATCGGCCGGGGCGGAATGGGTGAGGTCTATCGCGCCTACGACACCCGCACCGACCGCATCGTCGCACTGAAGCTGCTTCCGGCTGCGATGGCCGTCGACGAGACGTTTCAGCAGCGGTTCCGCCGCGAATCCCAGGCCGCGGCCGGCCTGAACGATCCGCACGTGGTGCCCATCCACGGCTTCGGCGAGATCGACGGCCGGCTGTATCTGGACATGCGCCTCATCGAGGGCCGCAACCTCGGCACCATTCTGGCCGGCGGTAACAACGCGCTGGACCCGGCGCTGGCGGTCAAGGTCGTCGAACAGGTCGGCTCGGCGTTGGACACCGCGCACGCAGCGGGCCTGATCCACCGCGACGTCAAACCGTCGAACATCCTGATCACCGACCGAGAGTTCGTGTACCTCATCGACTTTGGGCTCGCACGCTCGGCCGGCGAGCAGGGATTGACGACGGCGGGCAGCACCCTGGGCACGATGGCCTACATGGCCCCCGAGCGCTTCGAGGGCAAACCCGTCGACCCCAGCGCCGACATCTACGCGCTGACCTGCGTGCTTTACGAGTGCCTGACGGGGGTGCGGCCGTACCCCGCCGACACGCTCGAGCAGCAGATCGCCGCGCACATGACCAAGCAGGTGCCGCGGCCGTCGGACACCGATCCCGGGCTCGCCGCGTTCGACGACGTCATCGCCAAGGGCATGGCCAAGAAGCCGGAAAAGCGGTTCCAGACGGCAGGGGCGCTGGCCGAGGCGGCCCGGCGGGCGCTCAACGCGCCGGTGCGGGTGGCGGGCAGCGGACGTCACGCCGCGCGCAGGACCCCGGTCGCCAAGCACGGGGTGTCGCGGCGGGCGCTCGCGGTGGCCGGCGCCGTCGTGCTGGTGGCCGCGCTCGGCACCTTCGGCGTCTGGCAGTGGCGCGGCGGCTCCGGGGGTGATGCCGCCCCGGCCAGCATGGCGGAGAGCTCGTCGACGGCGACGCCGGAGGCCGTGCCGGGTGCGGTGGAGTCGATCGCGGCGACGGTGCCCGCGGACATCCGGTCGACGGGCCGGCTGCTCATCGGCGTCAACGTGCCTTACGCACCAAACGAATTCAAGGACGCCGACGGGCAGATCGTCGGGTTCGACGTCGACTTGATGAACGCGATCACCCGCACGCTGGGCCTGGTGCCGGAGTACCGCGAGACCGCGTTCGAGGCGATCTTCCCGTCGGTGCGCGCTGGCGACTTCAACGTCGGGATGTCGTCGTTCACCGACACCAAGGAACGCCAGGAGTCGGTGGACTTCGTCAACTACTTCGTGGCGGGCACGCTGTGGGCGCAGCAGGCCGGCTCTTCGGTCGACCCGGACGACGCGTGCGGGCTGCGCGTCGGGGTGTCCTACGCGTCGCTGCAGGAGACCGCGGAGATCCCGGCCAAGAGCGCGGCGTGTGAGGCCGCAGGCATGGCCCCGATCGAGAAAACGGTCTACGTCAGCCAGAACGACCTCAACACGGCGTTGATGAACGGCGAGGTCGACGCCATGTCGGCCGATTCGCCGGTCACCGGGTTCGCCATCAAGACCTCGGGCGGCGAGCTGGAGGCGGCCGGGCAGGTGTTCGATTCCGCGCCCTACGGCTGGCCGGTGGCCAAGGGGTCGGCGCTGGCCGAGTCGCTGCGGCTGGCGCTGGAACACCTGATCGAGACCGGTGAGTACCGCACCATCGCCACGATGTGGGGCGTGGAGAAGGGCATGATCGACCAGCCGTCGATCAACGCCGCGACGAAGTAA
- a CDS encoding S15 peptidase family protein has translation MGRISGLAVALGVSAAVLTGQGVASAAPDATGSDATSESASSTSSTETETETTESSQSAQSAQATDIESAPTDDADDQESTPLQRVQKRWEQALKTKPAKSEPKSTVGNGRAANFTESARDTTEADTDEAETEAESNEAETAEAEAEIETAEPQMLGDPRPVEEPAPADDDVIPAAQDTPSTSTVDVVVEQLPDPQPQERITVVISELLTAVFNPFAGAGDTPAAPAGAPAVWALAAAARREFLGAVPDLDPQLNPAATAAVQPVVAIAVTPILAPLQHIPILGPLVITPIVATLKQIPLIGDILHPIIGYPLGATGGTTPRDVYVISADGTPIYVHFFPAQGTAKGTVAPTILYGSGLGLPGETNPLAMKSPFLPNQVIGIGMLLRAGYNVVTWDPRGEWSSGGRLEIDHPDYEGQDMVAIITWVSQQPEALLDAPGDPRIGMAGASYGGGIQLVTAAIDHRVDAIVPTIAWHNLNTALDKNGATKSSWGAILSAALLFTGARVNPRIYSAVAIGLITGQLPKVDQNFLDARSPSQLLENITAPTLLIQGTVDTLFTLQEAHDNAMVLIGNGVPTKVVWYCGGHGACITSTNNGEVIERATLDWLDRYVKGLPVSTGPQFEWVDQHGQNFGSDTYPVKPATPLTISSAAGGTLPLLPLLGGSGPNFSALRAGPLGALLGILSGAKAINAVNLTTAKAATTTYIVGAPELEFTYSGAGFTRHVYAQLVDDSTGLVLGNQVTPIPVTLDGKTHTVKISLEPVAHTLAPGQTVTVQIVASAVTYQAIWTLGEVRISDITLTLPTADASAISTPDTETAAVPVRAA, from the coding sequence GACGGAGACGGAGACGACGGAGTCCTCGCAGTCCGCGCAGTCCGCGCAAGCCACCGATATCGAGTCGGCACCGACCGACGACGCCGACGACCAGGAGTCGACTCCGCTGCAGCGCGTGCAGAAGCGGTGGGAGCAGGCGCTGAAAACCAAACCCGCGAAGAGCGAGCCGAAGTCGACGGTGGGCAACGGTCGCGCCGCGAACTTCACCGAGAGCGCGCGGGACACCACCGAGGCCGACACGGATGAGGCCGAGACCGAGGCCGAGAGCAATGAGGCCGAGACCGCCGAGGCCGAGGCGGAGATCGAGACCGCCGAGCCGCAGATGCTCGGCGATCCCCGGCCAGTCGAGGAGCCTGCCCCAGCCGACGACGACGTGATCCCAGCGGCGCAGGACACGCCCTCGACGTCGACCGTCGACGTGGTCGTCGAGCAGCTGCCCGACCCGCAGCCGCAGGAGCGCATCACGGTCGTCATCTCGGAGCTTCTCACCGCGGTCTTCAACCCGTTCGCCGGTGCCGGTGACACGCCCGCGGCTCCCGCCGGTGCGCCCGCCGTCTGGGCGCTGGCCGCCGCCGCGCGACGCGAATTCCTCGGCGCGGTGCCCGATCTCGACCCGCAGCTGAACCCGGCGGCGACCGCGGCGGTGCAGCCCGTCGTCGCCATTGCGGTGACCCCGATTCTGGCGCCGCTGCAACACATTCCGATCCTCGGGCCGCTGGTGATCACCCCGATTGTCGCGACCCTCAAGCAGATACCGCTGATCGGTGACATCCTGCACCCGATCATCGGCTACCCGCTCGGCGCGACCGGCGGAACCACGCCTCGCGACGTGTACGTCATCTCCGCCGACGGCACCCCGATCTACGTGCACTTCTTCCCGGCGCAGGGGACAGCGAAGGGCACAGTCGCGCCGACGATCCTCTACGGGTCGGGCCTGGGTCTGCCCGGCGAGACGAACCCGCTGGCGATGAAGAGCCCGTTTCTGCCCAACCAGGTGATCGGCATCGGCATGCTGCTGCGGGCCGGCTACAACGTCGTCACGTGGGATCCGCGCGGTGAGTGGAGTTCTGGCGGCCGGCTCGAGATCGACCACCCCGATTACGAAGGCCAGGACATGGTCGCCATCATCACCTGGGTTTCGCAGCAGCCCGAGGCGCTGCTCGACGCGCCAGGCGATCCGCGAATCGGCATGGCCGGCGCCTCCTACGGCGGCGGAATTCAGTTGGTAACCGCGGCGATTGACCATCGGGTCGACGCGATCGTGCCGACGATCGCCTGGCACAACCTCAACACGGCGCTGGACAAGAACGGCGCCACCAAGAGCAGCTGGGGCGCCATCCTCAGTGCGGCGCTGCTGTTCACCGGCGCGCGGGTCAACCCGCGGATCTACTCCGCGGTCGCGATCGGCCTGATCACCGGGCAGCTGCCGAAGGTCGACCAGAATTTCCTGGACGCGCGCAGCCCGTCGCAGCTGCTCGAAAACATCACCGCCCCAACGCTGTTGATCCAAGGCACCGTCGACACGCTGTTCACCCTGCAGGAAGCCCACGACAACGCGATGGTGCTGATCGGAAACGGTGTGCCCACCAAGGTGGTGTGGTACTGCGGCGGCCACGGCGCGTGCATCACCAGCACCAACAACGGTGAAGTCATCGAGCGGGCCACGCTGGACTGGCTGGACAGGTACGTCAAGGGGCTGCCGGTGTCGACCGGCCCGCAGTTCGAGTGGGTTGACCAGCACGGCCAGAACTTCGGCTCGGATACCTACCCGGTCAAACCGGCGACCCCGCTGACCATCTCGAGCGCCGCGGGCGGCACCCTGCCGCTGCTGCCGTTGCTCGGCGGCTCCGGCCCCAACTTCAGCGCGCTGCGCGCAGGGCCGCTCGGCGCGCTGCTGGGCATACTGTCGGGCGCCAAGGCGATCAACGCGGTCAACCTGACCACCGCCAAGGCGGCGACGACCACGTACATCGTCGGCGCGCCCGAGCTGGAGTTCACCTACTCCGGCGCGGGCTTCACCCGCCACGTGTACGCCCAACTCGTCGACGACTCAACGGGTTTGGTGCTCGGTAACCAGGTGACGCCGATCCCGGTGACGCTGGACGGCAAGACCCACACGGTGAAGATCTCGCTGGAACCCGTCGCGCACACGCTCGCGCCGGGGCAGACGGTGACCGTGCAGATCGTCGCGTCCGCGGTCACCTACCAGGCCATCTGGACGCTGGGCGAGGTGCGCATCTCGGACATCACGCTGACCCTGCCGACCGCGGACGCCTCGGCGATCTCGACCCCCGACACCGAAACCGCCGCCGTACCGGTGCGAGCAGCCTGA
- a CDS encoding glycosyltransferase, translated as MLSCYPPTLCGQARFGSGLATGLSTHGAEVSVVRIADGSVSESSRVVAELVKGSAPSRAACIDVLNHNDVAVIQHSTEIDRGPDAEDVVEIIGALQVPSIVIAHSVPKSPTRQQRSGLEAMAGVADRVVVMSAAASKRLRENYQVARHKIAVIPHGATVPKDVARARRGRPTLVTWGLLAPGKGIERVIDSMRSLKDLPGRPLYVVAGRNHPNAAPADAQAYREALIEQAQRLGVADVVCFEDGYRNGAMLSGLAQSAAVVVLPYDSADQVTSGVLVDAIANGRPVVATAFPHACELLATGAGIVVDHDDPNALVSALRRVLTEPRFSGALAAEARRLAPELGWPVVADAYLQLAHRTKVERRAAV; from the coding sequence ATGCTGAGCTGTTATCCGCCGACGCTCTGCGGGCAGGCCCGGTTCGGCTCCGGGTTGGCCACCGGGTTGAGCACCCACGGCGCCGAGGTCTCGGTGGTGCGGATCGCCGATGGATCGGTATCGGAAAGTTCCCGGGTCGTCGCAGAACTGGTGAAGGGCTCAGCACCGTCGCGGGCGGCGTGTATCGACGTGTTGAACCACAACGACGTTGCCGTCATTCAGCACTCCACCGAGATCGATCGCGGGCCCGACGCAGAGGACGTCGTCGAGATCATCGGCGCGTTACAGGTGCCGTCGATCGTCATCGCACACAGCGTGCCCAAAAGCCCGACGCGCCAACAGCGGTCGGGCTTAGAGGCGATGGCCGGGGTGGCAGACCGGGTGGTTGTCATGTCGGCGGCGGCAAGCAAACGGCTGCGCGAGAACTACCAGGTGGCGCGCCACAAAATCGCGGTGATTCCGCACGGCGCAACCGTGCCCAAGGACGTGGCCCGCGCGCGGCGTGGTCGCCCCACCCTGGTGACCTGGGGCCTGCTGGCTCCGGGAAAGGGCATCGAGCGGGTCATCGACTCGATGCGATCGCTCAAAGACCTACCGGGACGGCCGCTGTACGTGGTGGCAGGCCGAAACCACCCGAACGCGGCGCCCGCCGACGCGCAGGCGTACCGGGAGGCCCTGATCGAGCAGGCGCAGCGCCTCGGCGTCGCGGATGTGGTCTGCTTTGAAGACGGGTACCGCAACGGTGCGATGTTGAGCGGGCTGGCGCAGTCCGCGGCCGTCGTGGTGCTGCCCTACGACTCGGCCGACCAGGTGACCTCGGGTGTGCTCGTCGATGCCATCGCCAACGGCAGGCCCGTGGTGGCGACGGCATTTCCGCATGCCTGTGAGTTGCTGGCGACCGGGGCAGGCATCGTCGTCGATCATGACGACCCCAATGCGCTGGTGTCGGCGCTGCGGCGGGTGCTGACCGAACCGCGGTTCTCGGGAGCGCTGGCGGCCGAAGCGCGCCGGCTGGCACCCGAACTGGGGTGGCCCGTAGTCGCCGACGCCTACTTGCAGCTGGCGCACCGGACCAAGGTCGAGCGGCGCGCGGCCGTATGA
- a CDS encoding DUF4185 domain-containing protein has translation MSPRPRIATLTVASAAAIGLIATLGVAAPAAAEPCTGAAAAAQPPAANNAEETPLLPGLNRRPVGQRPDGADDGAPLPSLGQISAPLQQQAAVQPVPAVPDANPVAPAPAPAPPPSPPGTSLVGWVTGPDSPNKTIERFAVTGTDLGIMWDNGDPANRQVLMAFGDTYGYCSVHGQQWRYNVLFRSQDGTLSNTVAVPNGILASNYSGSPMLRPNISKAILPGVKWAPEEKGMIPTAGIAVGGKQYLNFMSIKSWDGDGRWTTNYSAIAVSPDNGEHWGIYPDSVRPAAEDSIPDVKYRPGNQNFQQGAFLKPGPGDPYIYSFGTPSGRSGPAFVSRVLPAYVPDLRKYEYWSSAADAWVPGDPAAATPVIPGPVSEMSAQYNTYLNQYLVLYGNGANDIVARTAPAPQGPWSPERLLVRSWDFPGGIYAPFLHPWSTGKELYYNLSLWSAYNVMLMKTVLP, from the coding sequence ATGTCGCCGCGTCCACGTATCGCAACGCTCACGGTGGCGTCGGCGGCCGCGATCGGGTTGATCGCCACCCTCGGTGTCGCAGCGCCGGCCGCCGCCGAACCGTGCACCGGCGCCGCCGCGGCGGCACAACCGCCCGCGGCCAACAACGCCGAGGAAACCCCGCTGCTGCCGGGGCTCAACCGCCGACCGGTCGGTCAGCGTCCAGACGGCGCCGACGACGGTGCACCGTTGCCGAGCCTGGGCCAGATCTCGGCGCCGCTGCAACAGCAGGCCGCCGTGCAACCCGTTCCGGCGGTTCCCGACGCCAACCCGGTGGCTCCCGCACCCGCGCCGGCTCCGCCGCCGTCACCGCCGGGGACGTCGCTCGTCGGGTGGGTGACTGGCCCCGACAGCCCGAACAAAACCATCGAGCGTTTCGCGGTCACCGGCACCGATCTCGGAATCATGTGGGATAACGGCGATCCCGCCAACCGCCAGGTGCTGATGGCCTTCGGGGACACCTACGGCTATTGCAGCGTGCACGGCCAGCAGTGGCGCTACAACGTGCTGTTCCGCAGCCAGGACGGCACCCTGTCCAACACCGTCGCTGTGCCCAACGGCATTCTGGCCAGTAACTATTCGGGCTCACCGATGCTGCGGCCGAACATCTCCAAGGCGATCCTTCCCGGCGTCAAGTGGGCGCCCGAGGAGAAGGGGATGATCCCGACCGCAGGGATCGCGGTCGGCGGCAAGCAGTACCTCAACTTCATGTCGATCAAGAGCTGGGACGGCGACGGCCGCTGGACCACGAACTACTCGGCGATCGCGGTGTCCCCCGACAATGGCGAGCACTGGGGCATCTACCCCGACAGCGTGCGGCCAGCGGCCGAAGACAGCATCCCCGACGTCAAATACAGGCCGGGCAACCAGAACTTCCAGCAGGGTGCGTTCCTCAAGCCCGGCCCCGGCGACCCGTACATCTACTCGTTCGGCACACCGTCCGGACGCAGCGGTCCGGCGTTCGTCTCGCGCGTACTTCCCGCCTACGTACCCGACCTTCGCAAGTATGAGTACTGGAGTTCTGCCGCCGACGCGTGGGTGCCGGGCGATCCGGCCGCCGCGACGCCGGTGATCCCGGGCCCGGTGAGCGAGATGTCGGCCCAGTACAACACGTACCTCAACCAGTACTTGGTGCTGTACGGCAACGGTGCCAACGACATCGTCGCCAGAACCGCGCCCGCCCCGCAGGGGCCGTGGAGCCCCGAGCGCCTTCTCGTGCGGTCGTGGGACTTTCCGGGCGGCATCTATGCGCCGTTCCTGCATCCGTGGTCGACCGGAAAGGAGTTGTACTACAACCTCTCGCTGTGGTCGGCCTACAACGTGATGCTGATGAAAACCGTGCTGCCCTAA
- a CDS encoding DUF5994 family protein, whose amino-acid sequence MNGLTGTRRLARPVRLVLAGTLGADIDGAWWPHTGSTAGELPQLIGVLHRRLGEIVDICVNWSATEGALDLNSILTSARPRAAAEHRRHRLMMVVGRTAQAKLLVVPHMTTPALGNTVMRCASGRPLVGSERDGQWCDAAESVLRDAKAESALWTSRLSSSVT is encoded by the coding sequence GTGAACGGCTTGACGGGTACCCGCCGACTGGCCCGGCCCGTCAGACTCGTGCTCGCGGGGACGTTGGGCGCCGACATCGACGGGGCCTGGTGGCCCCATACCGGTTCGACGGCCGGCGAATTGCCGCAATTGATCGGCGTTTTGCACCGACGTCTGGGGGAGATCGTCGACATCTGCGTCAATTGGTCTGCCACCGAGGGTGCGCTGGACCTGAACTCGATTCTGACCAGTGCGCGGCCCAGGGCCGCCGCCGAGCATCGGCGCCACCGGCTGATGATGGTCGTCGGGCGTACCGCTCAAGCCAAGCTGCTTGTCGTGCCGCATATGACGACGCCGGCGCTGGGCAACACGGTGATGCGATGCGCGTCGGGCAGGCCGCTCGTCGGGTCCGAGCGCGACGGCCAATGGTGCGATGCGGCCGAAAGCGTGCTTCGCGACGCAAAGGCAGAGAGCGCGTTGTGGACCAGTCGCCTGTCGAGCTCTGTTACGTAA
- a CDS encoding DUF5994 family protein: MTAHVGAALSGLRASGPENTLRLRLKPEAPATGYVDGGWWPHSDELARELPDLLAALSVRSGPVDRVVYNLDEWPDVPARIRFADRPVRLDGSRLQPHNTIEVLGLAGDRIVLVVVPALSDPDHAHQTLMTAATPDNASSADALLEISLQDREIRDRTTATEQRWISGAEAR; encoded by the coding sequence ATGACCGCACACGTTGGCGCTGCTTTATCCGGGCTACGCGCTTCCGGACCCGAGAACACCCTGCGGCTGAGGTTGAAGCCCGAGGCGCCCGCAACGGGTTACGTCGATGGCGGGTGGTGGCCGCACAGTGATGAGCTTGCCCGTGAACTGCCCGACCTGCTGGCTGCGCTGTCGGTGCGGTCGGGTCCCGTCGACCGGGTGGTGTACAACCTCGACGAGTGGCCGGACGTGCCTGCCCGCATTCGGTTCGCGGATCGGCCGGTTCGGCTGGACGGGTCCCGGCTGCAACCGCACAACACCATCGAGGTGTTGGGCCTGGCAGGCGACAGAATCGTGTTGGTCGTCGTGCCCGCACTTTCGGACCCCGACCACGCTCACCAGACGCTGATGACGGCGGCGACGCCCGACAACGCCTCGTCAGCTGACGCGCTGCTCGAAATCAGCTTGCAGGACCGTGAGATTCGTGACCGCACGACCGCTACCGAGCAACGCTGGATCTCGGGGGCAGAAGCGAGATAG
- a CDS encoding serine/threonine-protein kinase translates to MSSPKGSSRLGTRFGSYELQSVIGVGGMGEVYRAYDTARDRMVAIKLLRSDLASDPTFQERFRRESRVAARLQEPHVIPVHDFGEIDGVLYIDMRLVEGASLKEVLRDGALPPARAVSIITQVASALDAAHASGLVHRDIKPENVLLTPEDFAYLVDFGIAHGSGEATVTMTGLLIGSSAYMAPERFNGERGGPASDVYSLSCLLYEALTGRAPFETADLRQVISAHLFNPPPRPSIMRRGISRAFDDVVARGMAKKPAERYASAGELAKAAGAALDQPPGAPPPAPAPPPSTRQFPAGFPNPVATGYPPYAPPPPARSAGTSRFSRGQLALLVATIVMFTAAVVLAAVLVFDGGDASQPQTKLAVPPTEPTSPATTTTTTTTTTPTTTTPRPSGAPIAGVSGTDSLGFVGHSARCDAGDAPEAAIRTSNSLAVVCESAPGNYYYRGERLRDGASLELSNAVPSGAGFVAINPADGARYEVRPDMLTISSSRGVDSAEPALEFGAG, encoded by the coding sequence GTGAGTTCCCCGAAGGGCAGCTCACGTCTGGGCACCCGGTTCGGGTCCTATGAGCTGCAGTCTGTGATCGGGGTCGGGGGCATGGGCGAGGTATATCGGGCCTACGACACCGCGCGGGACCGCATGGTGGCGATCAAGTTGCTGCGCTCGGACCTGGCGTCGGATCCGACGTTTCAGGAGCGGTTCCGCCGCGAATCCCGGGTCGCGGCCCGGCTGCAGGAGCCGCACGTCATCCCGGTGCACGACTTCGGCGAGATCGACGGGGTGCTCTACATCGACATGCGCCTGGTCGAGGGCGCCAGCCTCAAGGAGGTGCTGCGCGACGGCGCGCTTCCGCCGGCGCGGGCGGTGTCGATCATCACCCAGGTGGCGTCGGCGCTGGACGCCGCGCACGCCAGCGGCCTGGTCCACCGCGACATCAAACCGGAAAACGTCCTGCTCACGCCCGAGGATTTCGCCTACCTCGTCGACTTCGGCATCGCACACGGCAGCGGCGAGGCGACGGTGACGATGACCGGGCTGCTCATCGGGTCCAGCGCCTACATGGCACCCGAACGCTTCAACGGCGAGCGCGGCGGCCCGGCGTCGGACGTGTACTCGTTGTCGTGCCTGCTCTACGAGGCGCTCACCGGCCGGGCCCCGTTCGAGACCGCCGATCTGCGCCAGGTCATCAGCGCGCACTTGTTCAACCCACCGCCGCGGCCCAGCATCATGCGGCGGGGGATCAGCCGGGCGTTCGACGACGTCGTCGCGCGCGGCATGGCGAAGAAACCCGCGGAACGCTACGCCTCGGCAGGCGAGCTGGCCAAGGCCGCAGGCGCGGCGCTCGATCAGCCGCCCGGCGCGCCGCCGCCTGCCCCGGCCCCGCCGCCGTCGACGCGGCAGTTCCCCGCGGGCTTTCCGAACCCGGTCGCGACGGGTTATCCGCCGTACGCACCGCCCCCACCTGCGCGGTCTGCGGGTACGTCGCGGTTCAGCCGGGGCCAGCTGGCGCTGCTGGTCGCGACGATCGTGATGTTCACCGCTGCGGTGGTGCTGGCCGCGGTGCTGGTGTTCGACGGCGGGGACGCCAGCCAGCCGCAGACCAAGCTGGCGGTGCCGCCGACGGAGCCCACCTCCCCGGCGACCACCACAACGACGACAACGACAACGACGCCCACGACGACCACTCCGCGGCCGAGCGGGGCACCGATCGCCGGGGTCTCGGGAACCGATTCGCTGGGGTTCGTCGGGCACTCGGCGCGGTGCGACGCGGGCGACGCACCGGAGGCGGCGATCCGGACGTCGAACTCGCTGGCGGTGGTGTGTGAATCGGCGCCGGGCAACTACTACTACCGCGGCGAACGGCTGCGTGACGGCGCCAGCCTCGAGCTCAGCAACGCGGTGCCGTCCGGCGCCGGGTTCGTCGCGATCAACCCCGCCGACGGGGCCCGATACGAGGTGCGACCGGACATGCTGACCATCTCCAGCAGCCGCGGAGTGGACTCGGCAGAACCGGCGTTGGAGTTCGGCGCGGGGTAG
- a CDS encoding cold-shock protein — protein sequence MTQGTVKWFNEDKGFGFIAPDGASNDVFVHYSEIRGDGYRTLTENQRVQFDIEQGNKGPQAVGVTAV from the coding sequence ATGACACAGGGAACCGTGAAATGGTTCAACGAAGACAAGGGCTTCGGCTTCATCGCTCCTGATGGAGCCTCGAACGATGTGTTCGTCCACTACAGCGAAATTCGCGGGGACGGCTATCGGACACTGACGGAAAACCAACGCGTCCAGTTCGACATCGAACAGGGCAACAAGGGGCCGCAGGCGGTCGGGGTGACGGCCGTCTAG